The following nucleotide sequence is from Deltaproteobacteria bacterium.
CCGTTACGGAGAGATCCCATTGACGCCCCTTGAGACGGCCCGGGAATCCTCTGGATTCGGGTGGCGGAAGGACCCCTTCACCGGGGAGAGGAAGTTTCACTACGGGGTGGATCTCGCCGCCCGGGAAGGGACTATGGTGCGGGCCGCCCTCGGCGGAAAGGTTGTGGCCAGCGAATACCGCGAGGGATACGGGAACGTCGTGATCCTGGACCATGGAAAGGGGCTCAGGACCCTGTATGCCCACAACAAGGAAAACCTGGTGGAGGTCGGGGAATGGATTTCCAGGGGGTGCCCCGTGGCACGGGTAGGGTCCACGGGCCGAAGTACGGGACCACATCTGCACTTCGAGGTCAGACGGGAAGGAAAACCCCTGAACCCTGAAGCCTTCCTGAAAGAAGGGACCGCCAGGGTGGGCCGGGTTTAGGTTTTCAACCCCCATTGCCG
It contains:
- a CDS encoding peptidoglycan DD-metalloendopeptidase family protein, whose product is MKGPAVNDLGIAHPGMKGEQVKTERDRALMKACREFESILTYQLLKSMRRTVEKCELFHGGQGEEIYESLLDQELARNIAQSESNSLAYLLYQQLKRKDRVDLEAGTPPSPMPLPLRNRYGEIPLTPLETARESSGFGWRKDPFTGERKFHYGVDLAAREGTMVRAALGGKVVASEYREGYGNVVILDHGKGLRTLYAHNKENLVEVGEWISRGCPVARVGSTGRSTGPHLHFEVRREGKPLNPEAFLKEGTARVGRV